GGTAATAATGCCTTCGAGCGTTTTACTGATGATGGCGTCTTCGGAGGATTGTACGATGGCGGCAAGCAGCATCGTTTTTTCTTCATTGCTCCTGCCTTCGGTAACGTCTGTAACCAGGTGAACGCGGTAAGAGCGTTGCCCTTCCCCCACATTTATGGAACGCTGATAAATACGCACATAGCGCCTGCTGCCATCAGGCCGGTCCAGCGGGATGTCCAGGGCTGCCGACTGTTCCGCGGACAAAGCTTTTTCATCCGGCAATAAACCCTGCCCGGACCGCACTTTCCAGAATGCGCTCCATTTCTCCCGGCCCGGTACCGGGGCCAGTCCGAAAAGCTCCGTTGCTTTCCGGTTATAATATTGCACATAGCCTCCCTCATCAAAGACGTAGGCTGCCATCGGCAGGTCTTCTATGAACTGCCGGTAAATATTGATATGTGGAGAAATTTCAGGCATGGTGTTTACCCGGAGCATTGGTTAAAAAAGCCTCAAGACCGGGCTTAAGATCGTCCATGCTCGCTTCCTTGACAATAAAGGCATCTGCACCGGCCTGTAGCGCATTGTTTTTGTCCCCCGGATCGGAAGATGTGGTGTAAATAGCGGCAGGCACTTTTTTCAGCCTTTCTATCTTTTTGATCTCGCGCAAACAGGTCATCCCGCTCATGCGGGGCATATTCAGATCAATAAACAGATAATCGGGGAGGAAATCCTTTTCTTTTTGCAGCGCCCGGACGGCTTCATCTCCGTCATTAAAAAATCGGCAGAAAATATCCGGGTTTATCTCTCGCATAACATACAAAAAAATCTCCTGATCATCCATATCATCATCAATCAACACACAGGTGATCGTAGCGCTCATTGTTTTTTAATCTTAAGTTTCCGTAGACAGCCAATTGCAACAGTTGGAATAAATGTATGAAAAAATCTTTTATTAAATACCAAAATCCCCGCTGTTATTACATTCACGGCCTGCCCCTTGAAGTTTTCAGTCTTCTTCCTTCACATCCGCGATCCTGTACTTCTTCGCATGCGGCAAGGGCTGCACCGGCACTCCATTCGCATCGGCCCAGACATTCGTGAAAGACGCCCCGAAATAAAAGATCAGGGAACAGTAGAACACGAACAGCAACAACAGTACGATTGATGCGGAAGCGCCGTAGATACTGTTGATATTGCTGTAAGTCAGCAGCCAGCGCAGCACCAGCTTGCCGATATTGAAAAGGATGCTGGTCACCAAAGCACCGGTGAACAATATCTTCCAGCGGGGCCTGCCGTCCGGCAGCAGGTAAAATACCAGGGCAAACCATAAAGTGGCGGTAACAACCGTAGCAAGGTAGCTGAATGCGCTCCGGTAATAGTTGACAAGGTCCGGCGCCAGTTCCTGGATATACTTTCCAAGGAAGGCCATGGCGGCTTCAAAGAACAATCCTACGATAAACAGGAAACCGGTGAACAGGATCACCAGCACACCCCGCAGGCGGGACCGCATGATGCTTTTGAAGCTGCGGCGGCGGACGGAACGGATGGCCCAAACCTGGTTCAGACTGTCCTTGATCACTTTGAACAATGTAGTGGCAACAAAAAGCAAAAAAATAAACCCGCCGATGGCGATCAGCCAGTTCTCGGCAATGCTGCGGAAAGCCCTGAGGGTATTGATCACATCCTCCGTTGTTTCCCGGCCCACCAATCCTTCCAGCTGGGTAAACAGCTGCCGGCTGATATTCCGCGGAATGAACACCGCACGCAATGCCTGCAGAATAATGATCAGGATAGCGGGCAGGGCGAACGTGGTGAAAAATGCTGTAGCACCGGCCAGCCGCAAAGGGTCGGAAGCCGACAGCGCTTTGAAGGCGGCTTTCAACGATTGCAGAAATAATAACAGGTACGATGCTTTCCTGGTGCTCATTCGTTTCCGTTTAGTTGATCAGCTTACCCAGCGATTCCTGTGCCAGCGGATGATAGTTCTGTTTGTATTTTTCATAGATGCGCTTCGCCATTTCCCTTCCTTCCGGGGTTTTCATCATCTCGCTGTACAGCGGGGTCAGGAATTTACGGCGCCCTACCTGGCTGAGAAATTTTTCTATCGCCGGATAGGCCGGCTGGTATTTCACGGCAACGGCCATAATGAACCAACGGTCCGCCACTTCGCTGTTGCCCGTCTGTGTAAGGCGGAACGCTTTATCCAGGCTCGCCATCTGATCGATGGCAAGCGGCACCGGCATTTTGCGCAGGAAGTGCAGCCATTCGTGGGAGGTCCATTTATCCACCTCAAGCGTAGCAGGCTCCGCTCCTTTCAGGAAGCGCTCCCTGGCCTCATCCACCTTCCCGAACAATTGCTGTGAAGCACGCGGACAGTCTTCCGGGATGCCCGGTCCATACACCCACGCATTCACATCCACTTTGGTGGTATCCCCGTTCAGCAGTTTTGCATCGAGGTATTGCAGGAACTGCCCGGTACTCATAGTTTGAAAGGCATGTTCATCAAAATAGCGGCGCAGGAAAGTATCCAGCTTCGCGCGGCCGGCGGTTTCCTCTATTCTGCGGAGAAAATGAGCGCCTTTTTCATAGGCAATATCTGTCAGCCCTTCATCCGGATCGCGGCCGCGGAGATCCAGCTTCAGCCAGGTATCCCGGTTGCCCGCCCCCATTTCAGTCACCGTCGCGTCCAGGTCCTGGTACCCCAGTTCCCATAACATATCCGCATAGTCTTTGCCCATCATGGCCTCCATGATACGGCGCTCGAAGTACACGGTGAAGCCTTCATTCAGCCAGAAGTCGTCCCATGTGGCATTGGTTACCAGGTTGCCGCTCCAGCTATGGGCCAGTTCGTGTGCAATGAGGCTGACGAGGGAACGGTCTCCCGCAATGATGGTAGGCGTAGCAAAAGTAAGGCGCGGGTTTTCCATGCCGCCCAGCGGGAATCCCGGCGGCAACACGAGCACATCGTATCTTCCCCATCGGTATGGGCCGTACAGCGCTTCAGCCGCGTTCACCATCCCGCCTACTTCCGCAAATTCATGATGCGCTTTGTCCAGCATGGCCGGTTCCGCATATACGCCGGTGCGCGGATCGATCGCCTTGAAAGCAATATCGCCCACGGCCAGCGCCATAAGGTAGGCCGGCACAGGTTGTTCCATATTGAAATGGTAAATACCGCTGTCATTACGCTGCTGCACATTTACTGCGCTCATCAGCGCCATCAGCCCTTCGGGAACGGTCACACGGGCATCGTAGGTAAAGCGGATGCCGGGGCCGTCCGCGCAGGGGATCCAGGTACGGGCATAGATGGATTCTGATTGTGTATAAAGGAAGGGGGCCTTTTTGCCCAGTGTCTGCGAAGGTTCCAGCCATTGCAGCGCCGTAGCCCTGCTGCCGGTCCGGTACCAGATATTGACGGTCCTGGAACCTGCTTCCAGCGGAATGTTCAGGCGGCTGCCAAGGATGCTGTCCGCCACATCAAAGCGATGGGTAACTTTTTTGCCGTCAACGGTTATGCTGTCAATGCTCAGTTCCCGGGTATCCAGGCGCAATTCAGCGGCGCCGGTATTGTTGCTGATCGTCCATGCAGCCAGACCGCTGATGGTCTGTGAAGAAAAGTCCACGCGGATATCGAGGTGAAGATGTTCCATGGAAACACTGTCTGCATTGGACTGGGTATGCAGGTCTTTCGCCCCGGGATGCGCAGTTTCGGTGTACTGTGAGGATTTTCTCTGATTACAGGCAACGGTCATCAGGAAGATGCCGGCATATATGACATATCTCATGAAGCGGGTTTTAGCGAAAACCGAAGATATCGCTAAAAATCCTCTCCTGCAAAAGCCGGTCAGGAGTGGCGCGGCGCTTTGCCGCCGTTGACCGCACGGGAAGTATCTTCATCCATTTCTTCCATCAGCTTCTCCAGCGCTGTTTTCATCACTTCGGCGAACCTGGCTCTTTCGCCTTTGCGTACACGCAGATCGCGGAAAATGCTGTAAGGGTTGCCGAGCGAGATATTGAAGGAA
This genomic stretch from Chitinophaga sp. XS-30 harbors:
- a CDS encoding M1 family metallopeptidase, translated to MRYVIYAGIFLMTVACNQRKSSQYTETAHPGAKDLHTQSNADSVSMEHLHLDIRVDFSSQTISGLAAWTISNNTGAAELRLDTRELSIDSITVDGKKVTHRFDVADSILGSRLNIPLEAGSRTVNIWYRTGSRATALQWLEPSQTLGKKAPFLYTQSESIYARTWIPCADGPGIRFTYDARVTVPEGLMALMSAVNVQQRNDSGIYHFNMEQPVPAYLMALAVGDIAFKAIDPRTGVYAEPAMLDKAHHEFAEVGGMVNAAEALYGPYRWGRYDVLVLPPGFPLGGMENPRLTFATPTIIAGDRSLVSLIAHELAHSWSGNLVTNATWDDFWLNEGFTVYFERRIMEAMMGKDYADMLWELGYQDLDATVTEMGAGNRDTWLKLDLRGRDPDEGLTDIAYEKGAHFLRRIEETAGRAKLDTFLRRYFDEHAFQTMSTGQFLQYLDAKLLNGDTTKVDVNAWVYGPGIPEDCPRASQQLFGKVDEARERFLKGAEPATLEVDKWTSHEWLHFLRKMPVPLAIDQMASLDKAFRLTQTGNSEVADRWFIMAVAVKYQPAYPAIEKFLSQVGRRKFLTPLYSEMMKTPEGREMAKRIYEKYKQNYHPLAQESLGKLIN
- a CDS encoding YihY/virulence factor BrkB family protein gives rise to the protein MSTRKASYLLLFLQSLKAAFKALSASDPLRLAGATAFFTTFALPAILIIILQALRAVFIPRNISRQLFTQLEGLVGRETTEDVINTLRAFRSIAENWLIAIGGFIFLLFVATTLFKVIKDSLNQVWAIRSVRRRSFKSIMRSRLRGVLVILFTGFLFIVGLFFEAAMAFLGKYIQELAPDLVNYYRSAFSYLATVVTATLWFALVFYLLPDGRPRWKILFTGALVTSILFNIGKLVLRWLLTYSNINSIYGASASIVLLLLFVFYCSLIFYFGASFTNVWADANGVPVQPLPHAKKYRIADVKEED
- a CDS encoding response regulator; amino-acid sequence: MSATITCVLIDDDMDDQEIFLYVMREINPDIFCRFFNDGDEAVRALQKEKDFLPDYLFIDLNMPRMSGMTCLREIKKIERLKKVPAAIYTTSSDPGDKNNALQAGADAFIVKEASMDDLKPGLEAFLTNAPGKHHA